From the genome of Malus sylvestris chromosome 6, drMalSylv7.2, whole genome shotgun sequence, one region includes:
- the LOC126626835 gene encoding LOW QUALITY PROTEIN: RING-H2 finger protein ATL29-like (The sequence of the model RefSeq protein was modified relative to this genomic sequence to represent the inferred CDS: inserted 1 base in 1 codon) gives MTDWRKQXNTHKVRSQHQHKQHHTLLLVASSRQYYYYYYCCFPSSRNIHALGLAGSASRSPAIGLTSRYCCFVLVMQGMSASTTNANYSPVQHVVSPPITIVLTVLLLVFFFVGFFSIYFCKCFMDHILTSLQHTPSGDLVGTAVVPKEGLDVSLIQSFPTFEYASVNDFRIEKYGLECAICLVEFEDDSILRLLTECCHVFHKDCIDLWLESHKTCPFCRGNLEVVAPSLADKSPVLAHENDAMQDIHVGHESVLLDMDAVRIDIKDEQSQDHCHQGSNDSSNNIMVSQGEQNSSSTTQDRDRDQDHNQNHDRNEENETERFSRSHSTGHSIVRPRAEEDRYTLRLPEHVKIKLIRGHHNWTGSCTTFGEFSRQGDNAGASRFGEASGSAGGGDINKLASVF, from the exons ATGACTGACTGGAGGAagc ccaacacacacaaagtCCGATCCCAACACCAACACAAACAACATCACACTCTTCTCCTCGTAGCTTCTTCTCGTCAATATTACTATTACTATTATTGTTGTTTTCCGTCGTCTCGGAATATCCATGCACTAGGGCTGGCCGGAAGTGCAAGCCGATCTCCGGCCATAGGGTTAACATCAAGGTATTGCTGCTTCGTCTTAGTTATGCAGGGAATGTCAGCATCGACCACGAATGCGAATTACTCACCGGTACAACATGTCGTCTCCCCTCCGATTACTATCGTTCTGACCGTCCtcctccttgtcttcttctttgtGGGTTTCTTTTCTATTTACTTTTGCAAGTGCTTCATGGATCACATCCTTACCTCCCTTCAGCACACGCCCTCCGGAGACCTTGTGGGCACGGCGGTTGTCCCCAAAGAAGGCCTTGACGTTTCACTCATACAATCATTTCCAACGTTCGAGTACGCAAGTGTCAATGATTTCCGGATAGAGAAGTACGGCCTAGAATGCGCAATTTGCTTGGTGGAGTTTGAGGACGATAGCATACTACGCCTCTTGACCGAGTGTTGCCATGTTTTCCACAAAGATTGCATCGACCTTTGGCTCGAGTCTCATAAAACTTGTCCATTTTGCCGTGGAAATCTCGAAGTAGTAGCCCCGAGTTTAGCGGACAAGTCTCCGGTGCTTGCTCATGAGAACGACGCCATGCAAGACATTCATGTTGGGCATGAATCGGTGTTGTTGGATATGGATGCTGTCCGCATCGACATTAAAGATGAACAAAGCCAAGATCATTGCCATCAAGGAAGTAATGACAGTAGTAATAACATTATGGTTTCACAAGGTGAACAAAATAGCAGTAGCACTACTCAAGATCGAGATCGAGATCAAGATCACAATCAGAATCATGATCGAAATGAAGAGAATGAAACCGAAAGATTTTCACGGTCGCATTCAACGGGGCACTCCATAGTTAGGCCTAGAGCAGAAGAGGATAGATATACGCTGAGATTGCCAGAGCATGTGAAGATAAAACTTATAAGAGGACATCATAACTGGACAGGAAGCTGTACTACATTTGGGGAGTTCTCTCGCCAAGGAGACAATGCAGGTGCTTCCCGCTTTGGAGAGGCCTCCGGCTCCGCCGGTGGAGGAGATATTAACAAATTAGCTTCTGTGTTTTaa